One window of Perca fluviatilis chromosome 12, GENO_Pfluv_1.0, whole genome shotgun sequence genomic DNA carries:
- the ackr3a gene encoding atypical chemokine receptor 3a — MSLSTSDLEDFWESLGEFNFSEAFSNITSVDAMVCATAFNRNALLYSMCVLYTFIFIVGLAANALVLWVNIRAQRDSTPRHETHMYIAHLAVADLCVCATLPVWVSSLAQHGHWPFGEVACKLTHLLFSVNLFGSIFFLACMSVDRYLSVSQHGDNEGGARRKLIRRGACVGVWLLALVASLPDTYFLRTVKSAHGDTMLCRPVYPGENPREWMVGVQLSFILLGFVLPFPVIAVFYALLARAFTHSSSSSPSSTVEQERRVSRRVILAYIVVFLGCWGPYHGVLLIDALSQLGLVRLTCGLENVIYVALHLTQCLSLLHCCFNPILYNFINRNYRYDLMKAFIFKYSTRTGLARLIDASNMSETEYSAVAVDNPPQI, encoded by the coding sequence ATGAGTCTGAGCACAAGTGATCTGGAGGACTTTTGGGAGTCGTTGGGGGAGTTCAACTTCTCAGAAGCCTTTAGCAACATAACCAGTGTGGATGCAATGGTGTGTGCCACGGCTTTTAACCGCAACGCTCTGCTCTACTCAATGTGTGTCCTCTACACTTTTATCTTCATTGTCGGTCTTGCTGCTAACGCTCTGGTCCTCTGGGTAAACATCCGTGCACAAAGAGACTCCACCCCTCGCCATGAGACACACATGTACATCGCCCATCTGGCAGTCGCAGACCTATGTGTGTGCGCCACCCTGCCTGTGTGGGTGAGCTCGCTGGCCCAGCATGGCCACTGGCCCTTCGGTGAGGTGGCGTGTAAACTCACACACCTTCTGTTCTCCGTCAACCTCTTCGGCAGCATCTTCTTCCTGGCCTGCATGAGCGTCGACCGCTACCTAAGCGTGTCGCAGCACGGAGACAACGAGGGAGGGGCGCGCAGGAAGCTAATCCGTCGTGGCGCTTGTGTAGGGGTGTGGCTTCTGGCTCTGGTCGCCTCCCTGCCAGACACCTACTTCCTGCGTACTGTGAAGTCAGCACATGGGGACACCATGCTGTGCAGGCCTGTGTACCCGGGTGAAAACCCCAGGGAGTGGATGGTGGGCGTGCAGCTGAGCTTCATCCTGCTGGGCTTTGTTCTCCCCTTCCCTGTCATTGCAGTGTTCTACGCCCTGCTAGCCAGAGCTTTTAcccactcctcttcctcttcaccCTCTTCCACAGTGGAGCAGGAGCGTCGTGTGAGCCGCAGGGTGATCCTGGCATACATCGTGGTGTTTCTGGGCTGCTGGGGGCCCTACCACGGTGTCCTCTTGATTGATGCCCTGTCTCAGCTGGGCCTGGTGCGTCTGACCTGTGGCCTGGAGAATGTGATCTACGTGGCCTTACACCTCACCCAGTGCCTGTCTTTGCTCCACTGCTGTTTTAACCCCATCCTCTACAACTTCATCAACAGAAACTACCGCTATGACCTCATGAAGGCCTTCATCTTTAAATACTCCACGAGGACAGGCTTGGCACGCCTCATAGATGCTTCCAACATGTCTGAGACTGAGTACTCTGCTGTAGCTGTAGACAACCCACCACAGATCTGA